One window from the genome of Patescibacteria group bacterium encodes:
- a CDS encoding four helix bundle protein, producing MGEFNHNNGTNLLPIVKHAKDTYIIWFEYFQKLPKIHRYTLGLRIDDLFVEIIENLASAGFSKPPEKQDFINLTIRKNDTLKILLMVLWEVKSLDNKKYILLSKQLDELGKMLGGWILHLQKQNSSSKI from the coding sequence ATGGGTGAATTTAATCATAATAACGGCACAAATTTACTTCCAATAGTAAAGCATGCAAAAGACACCTATATAATCTGGTTTGAGTATTTCCAAAAACTCCCCAAAATACATAGGTACACACTTGGACTAAGAATTGATGACTTATTTGTCGAAATAATTGAAAATCTAGCTTCTGCTGGATTTTCCAAACCTCCCGAAAAACAAGATTTTATAAACCTAACAATAAGAAAAAATGATACATTAAAAATTCTCCTGATGGTTCTTTGGGAAGTAAAATCTCTAGATAATAAAAAGTACATTCTTTTATCCAAGCAATTAGATGAGTTGGGGAAAATGTTAGGAGGTTGGATATTACATCTGCAAAAACAAAACTCCTCTAGTAAAATCTAG